CCGTGCAGGGACGGGATCGGATGCAGCACGGCCGATCTCGCGTTGGTCAGCCGGCCGAGTTCGTCCTCGTTGTCGCGGACGTCGAAATAACGATCGGTCGCGCCCGGCATCAGCAGCATGTGCGCCCTGATCGCCGCCAGCGCCCGATCGAGGTTGCCGCCGAATGCTCCACAGCGACTGATGTCGCCACGCTGCCAGATGCCGATCTGCGCCAGGAGATCATTGGCGTCGCGGCGGGCAAAGGCCGCATCCCAGGTGCGAACGAGGTAGTCCTCCAGCGAGGCGAAGCCGGCCTCGCGCCAGAGCTCGTCGCGATAGAACCCGTGTGACATCGCCCAGCCGGCATAGACGCGCCCCATGGCGCGATAGCCGGCGACGGGCTTCCCGGCGAAACGGCCGTCGCGGAAGGCGGGATCGGCGGTGAGCGCCGCCTTCACGCTTTCCAGGAAGACGTAATTATAGGGCGCACAACGCGCACTGCCGCAGACCACGGCCGCGCGCGCGACCATATCGGGATGCAGCGCCGCCCAGTGATAGGCCTGCATGCCGCCCATCGACCAGCCGTAGACGAGGGCGAGCCTTGCGATGCCGAAGCGCTCGGTGAGCAGCCGGTGCTGGACCGCGACCGCATCGTGATAAGTCACCTCGGGGAACGGCGCCGCGGTATTCGACGGCGAGGACGACAGGCCGTTGCCGAACAAGTTCGGGACAATGATGAAATAGCGCGTGGGATCGAGCACGCCGTCCGGGCCGATCAGCCACTCGGTGTCGAAATGCTGCGCGCTGAACGAGGTCGGATAGAGGATGACGTTGTCCTTTGCCGGGCTCAACGTGCCGTAGGTCTTGTAGGCGAGCTTCAGCGCGGAGAAGACGGCCCCGGACTGGAGGGTGACGTCGCCGGCTTCGAAGATGTCGTAATGTGCCGTCAAGAACCGAACTCCCGCTCGCCACCCGGAATGCGCCGCTTGAGGCGGGATGCATCGATCATGCCGAACCGGCAGACGCGCCGTTGCGTCACGCCACATAACTGTACTTATAGTACAGTTATTTTGGACGGGCAAGATACATCCAGCGAACCGACCGCTCAGGCGATGGCGGCGATATAGCGCTCGACCGATGCCGCGAAAGCCGCCTTGGCCCCAGTGGCAATATTGCGTCCCCACCAAGCGCCGTAGATCCGATCGAAGGCGAGCGGCTCGACGGCGGTCGCGATCCGCCGCACCGCGGCGGCATTGAGCGGCATGTAATTGGGGTAGGAATACATGAAGCTGACGAAGCGGCGGTCCATCGTCACCTGGGCGATATCGCCGGTGAGCAGCGCGCCCCTGCCGTCCGCGCAGCGCGCAGCGTGCAGCATGGTGGCGCCGGCAAAATGACCGCCGGTGCGCAGCAGCAGCACATCGTCGGAGATGCGGTGGCTTTCGCCGGTCCAGTGCACGATCGAGGGATGCGGCCGTGTGACGAAAGCGCGATCGTCGGCATGCAGGTAGACCGGCACCCCGCCAAATGTGTCGCTCCAGTCGGCGACCGCGCCGTAGTAGTGCGGATGCGAGATCGCGATGGCCTTCAGTCCGCCGAGTGCGGCAACGTATTGGATGGCTTCATCGGTTGCGAGCGGAATGCAATCCCACATCACGCAGCCGTCGCCTTGAGGCACCAGCAGCGCGCGCTGCCCGATGGCGAAGCTCGGCTCCAGGCCGATGCCGGTGAGGCCGAGATCGTCGCGTCCCACCAGTCGGTATCCCCGCATGAGCTCCTCGCGCGTGAGGAAGCTCTGCCCTTCCCAGTTCACGAACTGCCGCTCGTCCTCGCAAATCGGGCAGGAGACGGGCGGATTTCCACCGCTCGGGAATTGAGCGCCGCAGGTTTCGCAGGACCAGAGAGGCATGACGCGAGCTCCATGGGGAATGATCGCAGGATGACATTGCGAGCGAGCGTTCAGCAAGGTCGATGAGCAGCAAGGGAGTGACTGGAACCAACGCGGCCAGCGCCCGTTACGCTTCAGATCAACGCCAGAGCGATCGGCAAGAGGATCACGACACACGAAGAGCATGTTCGAGTTTCGATGACATCGAGATCCCCTTCTCCGTCCCGCCTCTGGCCCCTGTTCGCGCTCAATTTCTTCATGGCCGACATGCAGTCGGGCATCGGGCCGTTCGTCGGCGTATTCCTCCAGGAGCGCGGCTGGACGACCGGACTGATCGGCACTGCGCTGACGATCGGCAATGTCGCGGGCATGCTGATCACGACGCCGATCGGCGGCTTCATCGATGCCAGCCGCAACAAGCGGATGTGGGTCGTGATTCCCGGCATCTGCGTGGTCTCGGCATCCGCAATCATTCTGATCTCGCAAAACTTCTGGGCGGTGACGTTCTCGCAAGTCGCGCAATCGCTGGCGAGCGCCGCGATCGTACCGGCGGTGACAGGCATCACGCTGGGCATCGCCAAGCAGAAGGGCTTCAATGCGCTCAACGGCCGCAACCAGGCGTACAACCACGCGGGCAACATGGTCGGCGCCGCCCTGTCGGGCTATCTCGGCTACAAATACGGCTATGTCGCCGTGTTCATGCTGGCGGCCTTGTTCGGTGCCATCGCGATCGCCTGCGTGCTGATGATTCCGGCCAAGGCAATCGATGACCGGGCCGCGCGCGGCAGCAAGGAGGATGACTCCAAGGCTCCGCCGGATGCGATGGCGATGCTGCTCAAGCACAAGGCACTGCTCGTGCTGGCACTCGCGCTCGCACTATTCCACCTCGGCAATGCCGCGATCGTTCCACTCTACGGGCTCGCGGCGGTCGCCGAGGGACAGGCCAACGGCCCGAGCTTCGTCGCGACCACCGTCGTCATTGCACAAGGCGTGATGGTCGTGACGTCGCTGATCGCGATGAAGGCCGCGAGCAAGCGCAATTACTGGCCGGTGATCCTGGTGTCCTTCATGTTCCTGCCCATCCGCGGCGTGCTCGCCTTCTTCGTGACGGGATGGTGGGGCGTCGTGCCGATGCAGGTGCTCGACGGCATCGGCACGGGTCTGCAGACCGTTGCCGTCCCCGGCATGGTCGCGCGCGCGCTCAACGGCACCGGCCGTATCAATCTCGGCCAGGGCGCCGTGATCACGGTGCAGGGTGTCGGCGCCAGCCTCAGCCCCGCGCTCGGCGGCTGGATCGCGCAATGGACCGGCTACGGTCCGGCCTTCCTGCTGCTCGGCGCGTTCGGGCTCGCATCAATGGCGCTGTGGTTCGCGTTCGGAGCGGCGGTGAAGAAGTATTGAGCTTCGCCCCCGCGCGAACACCATAGCGGGAATTGCCTGTGTGATCCCGGCGTACCGAACTGCGGCACCTGGTCGCGGTCCCCGCACGTCATCGCGAGTGGCTTATCACGCAATCCCGCGCTTTTGCCGTTGCGGCGCATCAGCCTGACGGTACAACCTGCCGGCAGATCGCCGACAAACCTGCGCCTTCCGATCGATGACACAGCCACAACTCTCGTTCAACGGCGATCCGACGGGGCCGGCCTATGAGGGGTGGCGCGAGCAGTTCTGCCGGCGGGTGATGGGGACCGACTTCGTTCCGATCGGAGACGGCCCGGTGCACCGAATGATCACGCCGGCCATCCTTCCGCGCCTGCGGCTGTCCGCCTCCTACGGTACGCCGATGAGCTTCGTGTCCATGGGCACCAACGACGAATTGGTTGTCGCCATGTCACCAAATTCGGCTCTGAACGGAACCATGGGCAGGCGCGCACTGAACATTGCGGCCGGCGATCTCACGATCGGCGATCCCTCGATCAAGGGTGCCCAAATCACCCAGACAGGGTACGGCAACTTCCAGACCGCACTGTTGCCCCGCAAGGCGTTACTGCGGGCGTGCCCGAATGCCGAGGACCTGATTGCCCAGTCGATTCCCGGCGCCAATCCGATCACGTCGATGTTCCTGCGGTATTACGATCTCGCGCATGCTTATGCCGACAAGCTCGCGCCTGCGGAGCTCGATGCGGTCTCGCAGCACTTGTTCGACCTTTCGGTGCTGATGATCGGCGCCCGCGGCGATGTCGCCGAGGAAGCTCGGACGCGCGGCCTTGCCGCAGCACGTCTCGAGACTCTCAAATCCGACATCCTGGCACAGTTGGACAGCCCCGCGCTGTCACTCACCGTCCTGTCGGCCATGCACCGGGTCAGCCCACGCACGATCCAGCTTCTGTTCGAGCAGGCCGGCATCACTTATAGCGGGTTCGTGCTGGAGCAGCGCTTGCTGCGCGCCGAACGGCTGCTTCGAAACCCTGCCATGCGCACCCGCAAGATCATCGAGATCGCGCATCTCGCGGGTTTCCACGACGTATCCTACTTCCATCGCGCGTTTCGCCGCCGCTTCGGACAGACGCCCGACGACGTCAGGAAGCTGGCCGGCAACGTCGGCTAGCGAAGCTCGACCGCGACGCTGCCCAACGCCGCCCGGTTCTATGCCCCAAAATTCTTCTGGATCGCCTTGTTCAGCGTCTCGCCGCCGACGAAGCGCTGGCGCAGCTCGCGCTTGAGCAGCTTGCCGCTCGGATTCTTCGGCAAGGCATCGACGAAAATGACGCGCTTGGGCACCTTGAAATGCGCCATCTGGGCAGCGCAGTGCTTGATGACGGCGTCCTCGTCCAGCTTTTCACCGCTCTTGACCACGACGATGGCGGTGACCGCCTCGATCCACCGCGGATCAGGCAAGCCGACGACGGCGACCTCCGAGACCGCGGGGATGCGGTAGACCATCTCTTCGACCTCGCGGCTGGCGACGTTCTCGCCGCCGGTCTTGATCATGTCCTTAACCCGATCGACCACGGTGATGTGGCCTTCCTCGTCGACCGTGGCGAGGTCTCCCGAGTGAAACCAGCCGCCCGAAAATGCTGCCGCAGTCTTCACCGGATCGTTGTAATAGCCGGACAGCAAATGCGGCGAGCGGTGCACGATCTCGCCGACTTCACCGACCTTGACGTCCTCCATCGCGGTGTTGACCACCCGAGTCTCGACATTGAGCACAGGCTTGCCAGCCGAGCCGGCTTTGCGCAGTTGGTCCTCCGGCCGCAGCACGGTCGCGAGCGGCGCGATCTCGGTTTGGCCGTAGAAGTTCCAGAACTTGACGTTGGGCAGGCGGCGCTGAAGCTCGAGCAACACCTCCACAGGCATGATCGAGGCGCCGTAATAGCCCTTCTGCAGGGTCGACAGATCGGTCTTGTCGAAGTTCGGCGAGCGCAGCATCGAAATCCAGATCGTCGGCGGCGCGAAGAACGACGTGATCCTGTGCGCCTGGATCAGCGCCAGGATGTTGTCGGCGGTCGGCTTGCCGGTGATCACGCCGGAGGCGCCGAGATAGATCTGCGGTCCCAGGAACACGTCGAGCTGGGCGCAGTGATAGAGCGGCAGCGCGTGCAGGAACTTGTCCTCCACGCTCATGCCGCCATCGATGATGCAGCTGACATACTGCCACATCACGGCTTCATGGGTCAGCATCGCGCCCTTTGGCAGCGATTCCGTGCCGCTGGTATAGACGATCTGAGCCAGATCGCGGCTGTCGACCGACGCTTCCAGGAACGAGCGGTCGGCATGAAGCAGATCGTCGAAGGTGGTGAGGCCCGCAGGCGCGGACGCAGGGTCTTCACCCGGCAGCCAGATCATCTTCTCGACCGCACAATCCCTCGCGCTGGCTGCGCGCGCAGGCTCGACGAAATCCGGTCCGGTCGCGAGCAGCTTTGCGCCGGAGCTCTTGAGGATGAAATTGATCTCGTCCGGATTGAGCATGAAGTTGATCGGCACCAGCACCGCGCCGATCCGCGCCACTGCAAAACGCAGCGCGGCAAAGGCGTGCGAATTGCGCGAGAGCACCGCAATGCGATCACCCTTTCCGACGCCGAGGCCGAGCAGGCCGCGGCCGAGCCGGTTGCAGATCGCATCCATCTCGGCAAAGGTCCAGCTGACGTCGCCGCAGCTCACCGCAAGCTTGCTCGGCTCTCGGCCGGCGGAACGGCGCAAGAGATCACCGATTGAATGCTCGCGCGCTTTCGAGATGGTGGCTGCGGTGTCGCCGGTCATACGTTCCTCCACGTGATGTCTTTTTGCTGGATTTTATTACTTGAGATCTTGCGTCTTGTTTGTTTGCGCTACCTATGCCGGGCCGCCCGCGCGTGCTCCATGTACATGTGCTCGACCGAACGATCGAGCGAAGCAATCTTCTCGAATCCGCGGCGCCAGTCCTGAAGATGCCGGCGCGTCCACAGCACGCCGGCCTCGCGGTCGCGGTGACGGATCGCCTCGATGAGATGGCGGTGCGCCGCGACGAGACGCGGGCCGCCTTCGGCGACATTGGTCACGATCATCTCCGTGGTCGGATAGAACAATTGCGCTGCCGGCTCGCGCGCGAGCTGGAGCACGCGGTTCTGCGAGGCCTTGGCGACCAGAACGTGGAATTCGGCATCGCATTCGGCAAGCATCGCGGCATCGCCGACCACGGCCTCGCTGCGCGCGAGGTTGTCATCGAGCTCGGCGAGATT
The nucleotide sequence above comes from Bradyrhizobium sp. NDS-1. Encoded proteins:
- a CDS encoding FadR/GntR family transcriptional regulator, with the protein product MPVAPLFRPIDVAPAYQKVADAIEREIVNGRLKPGDPIGTEHDLVRQFGVNRSTIREGIRVLEEGGLIRRDSSRRLHACLPRYSKLASRLSRALVLHEVTFRELYEASMTLEVASIEGAVERANEENLAELDDNLARSEAVVGDAAMLAECDAEFHVLVAKASQNRVLQLAREPAAQLFYPTTEMIVTNVAEGGPRLVAAHRHLIEAIRHRDREAGVLWTRRHLQDWRRGFEKIASLDRSVEHMYMEHARAARHR
- a CDS encoding acyl-CoA synthetase; translated protein: MTGDTAATISKAREHSIGDLLRRSAGREPSKLAVSCGDVSWTFAEMDAICNRLGRGLLGLGVGKGDRIAVLSRNSHAFAALRFAVARIGAVLVPINFMLNPDEINFILKSSGAKLLATGPDFVEPARAASARDCAVEKMIWLPGEDPASAPAGLTTFDDLLHADRSFLEASVDSRDLAQIVYTSGTESLPKGAMLTHEAVMWQYVSCIIDGGMSVEDKFLHALPLYHCAQLDVFLGPQIYLGASGVITGKPTADNILALIQAHRITSFFAPPTIWISMLRSPNFDKTDLSTLQKGYYGASIMPVEVLLELQRRLPNVKFWNFYGQTEIAPLATVLRPEDQLRKAGSAGKPVLNVETRVVNTAMEDVKVGEVGEIVHRSPHLLSGYYNDPVKTAAAFSGGWFHSGDLATVDEEGHITVVDRVKDMIKTGGENVASREVEEMVYRIPAVSEVAVVGLPDPRWIEAVTAIVVVKSGEKLDEDAVIKHCAAQMAHFKVPKRVIFVDALPKNPSGKLLKRELRQRFVGGETLNKAIQKNFGA
- a CDS encoding MBL fold metallo-hydrolase; the encoded protein is MPLWSCETCGAQFPSGGNPPVSCPICEDERQFVNWEGQSFLTREELMRGYRLVGRDDLGLTGIGLEPSFAIGQRALLVPQGDGCVMWDCIPLATDEAIQYVAALGGLKAIAISHPHYYGAVADWSDTFGGVPVYLHADDRAFVTRPHPSIVHWTGESHRISDDVLLLRTGGHFAGATMLHAARCADGRGALLTGDIAQVTMDRRFVSFMYSYPNYMPLNAAAVRRIATAVEPLAFDRIYGAWWGRNIATGAKAAFAASVERYIAAIA
- a CDS encoding helix-turn-helix transcriptional regulator translates to MTQPQLSFNGDPTGPAYEGWREQFCRRVMGTDFVPIGDGPVHRMITPAILPRLRLSASYGTPMSFVSMGTNDELVVAMSPNSALNGTMGRRALNIAAGDLTIGDPSIKGAQITQTGYGNFQTALLPRKALLRACPNAEDLIAQSIPGANPITSMFLRYYDLAHAYADKLAPAELDAVSQHLFDLSVLMIGARGDVAEEARTRGLAAARLETLKSDILAQLDSPALSLTVLSAMHRVSPRTIQLLFEQAGITYSGFVLEQRLLRAERLLRNPAMRTRKIIEIAHLAGFHDVSYFHRAFRRRFGQTPDDVRKLAGNVG
- a CDS encoding alpha/beta fold hydrolase, translating into MTAHYDIFEAGDVTLQSGAVFSALKLAYKTYGTLSPAKDNVILYPTSFSAQHFDTEWLIGPDGVLDPTRYFIIVPNLFGNGLSSSPSNTAAPFPEVTYHDAVAVQHRLLTERFGIARLALVYGWSMGGMQAYHWAALHPDMVARAAVVCGSARCAPYNYVFLESVKAALTADPAFRDGRFAGKPVAGYRAMGRVYAGWAMSHGFYRDELWREAGFASLEDYLVRTWDAAFARRDANDLLAQIGIWQRGDISRCGAFGGNLDRALAAIRAHMLLMPGATDRYFDVRDNEDELGRLTNARSAVLHPIPSLHGHRAGNPVGNLRDQAFIKAEIAALLGK
- a CDS encoding MFS transporter translates to MTSRSPSPSRLWPLFALNFFMADMQSGIGPFVGVFLQERGWTTGLIGTALTIGNVAGMLITTPIGGFIDASRNKRMWVVIPGICVVSASAIILISQNFWAVTFSQVAQSLASAAIVPAVTGITLGIAKQKGFNALNGRNQAYNHAGNMVGAALSGYLGYKYGYVAVFMLAALFGAIAIACVLMIPAKAIDDRAARGSKEDDSKAPPDAMAMLLKHKALLVLALALALFHLGNAAIVPLYGLAAVAEGQANGPSFVATTVVIAQGVMVVTSLIAMKAASKRNYWPVILVSFMFLPIRGVLAFFVTGWWGVVPMQVLDGIGTGLQTVAVPGMVARALNGTGRINLGQGAVITVQGVGASLSPALGGWIAQWTGYGPAFLLLGAFGLASMALWFAFGAAVKKY